A single genomic interval of Coturnix japonica isolate 7356 chromosome 14, Coturnix japonica 2.1, whole genome shotgun sequence harbors:
- the LOC107320986 gene encoding hemoglobin subunit alpha-D — MLTAEDKKLIQQAWEKASSHQEDFGAEALLRMFTAYPQTKTYFPHFDLSPGSDQIRGHGKKVLAALGNAVKNIDNLSQAMSELSNLHAYNLRVDPVNFKLLSQCIQVVLAAHMGKDYSPEVHAAFDKFLSAVAAVLAEKYR, encoded by the exons ATGCTGACTGCCGAGGACAAGAAGCTCATCCAGCAGGCCTGGGAGAAGGCATCTTCCCACCAGGAGGACTTCGGAGCTGAGGCTCTGCTTAG GATGTTCACCGCCTACCCACAGACCAAGACGTACTTCCCACACTTCGATCTCTCACCCGGCTCTGATCAAATCCGTGGCCATGGCAAGAAGGTGTTGGCTGCCCTGGGCAACGCCGTGAAGAACATTGACAACCTCAGCCAGGCCATGTCTGAGCTCAGCAACCTGCATGCCTACAACCTGCGTGTTGATCCTGTCAACTTCAAG TTGTTGTCGCAGTGCATCCAGGTGGTGCTGGCTGCACACATGGGCAAAGACTACAGCCCTGAGGTGCATGCTGCCTTCGACAAGTTCCTGTCTGCcgtggctgctgtgctggctgagaAGTACAGATGA
- the LOC107320994 gene encoding hemoglobin subunit pi encodes MTLTQAEKAAVTTIWAKVATQIEAIGVESLERLFASYPQTKTYFPHFDLSQGSVQLRGHGSKVLNAIGEAVKNIDDIRGALAKLSELHAYILRVDPVNFKLLSHCILCSVAARYPNDFTPEVHAAWDKFLAGISSVLTEKYR; translated from the exons ATGACACTGACCCAAGCTGAGAAGGCTGCCGTGACCACCATCTGGGCAAAGGTGGCTACCCAGATTGAGGCCATTGGGGTGGAATCACTGGAGAG GCTTTTTGCCAGCTACCCTCAGACGAAAACCTACTTCCCTCACTTTGATCTCAGCCAAGGCTCCGTTCAGCTTCGTGGTCACGGCTCCAAGGTCCTGAATGCCATTGGGGAAGCCGTGAAGAACATCGATGATATTAGAGGTGCTTTGGCCAAACTCAGCGAGCTGCATGCTTACATCCTTAGGGTGGACCCAGTGAACTTCAAG cttctttcccaCTGTATCCTGTGCTCCGTGGCTGCCCGCTATCCCAATGATTTCACCCCAGAAGTTCATGCTGCATGGGACAAGTTTCTGGCCGGAATCTCCTCTGTTCTGACTGAGAAGTACAGATAA